From a region of the Pristis pectinata isolate sPriPec2 chromosome 2, sPriPec2.1.pri, whole genome shotgun sequence genome:
- the LOC127582229 gene encoding interleukin-8-like: MWKMDRAASVTILILLLCAIAAQGVPIPGAQGRCQCIQTSSDVIRPKVIQSLKYIPRGSHCEKAEIIVTLKNKKKVCVDPDAKWLQVLITAKKGGKQHNSKN; encoded by the exons ATGTGGAAGATGGACAGAGCAGCCTCTGTAAccatcctcatcctccttctgtgtgCCATTGCTGCACAGG GTGTTCCGATCCCAGGAGCACAAGGACGGTGCCAATGCATTCAGACCAGCTCTGATGTTATTCGTCCAAAGGTCATCCAGAGCTTGAAATATATTCCCAGAGGATCTCACTGTGAGAAAGCAGAGATTAT AGTCACTCTGAAAAATAAGaagaaagtgtgtgtggatcctgATGCGAAGTGGTTGCAGGTTCtcatcacagccaagaaag GTGGCAAACAACACAATTCAAAAAATTGA